In a genomic window of Candidatus Competibacteraceae bacterium:
- a CDS encoding tetratricopeptide repeat protein, with protein sequence MNRQQRRALASQQRSAKDSSSELLAQALQLHRQGQLDSAESLYRRALQRNSRQIEALHFLGVLTSQRGRHAEAAEWIGQALDVDPRYADAWNNLGNVLAALDRWDEAADAYRRASELAPDNPSARCNQGVMLLRSQRFAEAVAAFQQAIALAPALVEAHFNLGKALAAEGQHESAVIAYREAVRLQPNHAMAYKSLGLLLYKLNRNDEASELFRDWLARDPTHPVARHMLAAHSGQDVPERAADGYVRQVFDDMADSFDEHLHRLEYRAPELIASAVAAQIAGPDGSLSVLDAGCGTGLCGPLLRPYAGRLVGVDLSPRMIERARTRGDYDELAVVELTAFLTGRPAAYDLIVSADTLIYFGQLEPVLTAAAAALRAGGWLAFTVERVADADASTGFDLDPSGRYRHSEPYLRQALVRAGLTIESLKTITLRLEGGRPVIGFVVMAGKNP encoded by the coding sequence ATGAACCGCCAACAGCGCCGCGCGCTTGCCAGCCAGCAACGGTCAGCGAAAGATTCTAGTTCGGAATTGCTGGCTCAAGCCCTGCAATTGCACCGACAGGGGCAATTAGACTCTGCGGAGTCCCTATACAGACGAGCGCTCCAACGCAACTCGCGCCAGATCGAGGCTTTGCATTTCCTGGGTGTGTTGACTTCGCAGCGAGGTCGTCATGCAGAGGCGGCTGAATGGATCGGTCAGGCGCTGGACGTTGATCCCCGCTATGCCGACGCCTGGAACAATCTGGGCAATGTATTAGCCGCGCTGGATCGCTGGGACGAAGCGGCGGACGCTTATCGACGAGCCAGCGAACTGGCTCCTGACAATCCCAGCGCTCGCTGCAATCAGGGTGTCATGTTATTGCGCTCCCAGCGCTTTGCAGAAGCCGTCGCCGCCTTCCAGCAAGCCATCGCGCTAGCGCCCGCTTTAGTCGAAGCGCATTTCAACCTGGGTAAGGCGCTGGCGGCCGAGGGTCAGCATGAAAGCGCCGTCATCGCCTATCGCGAGGCCGTCCGCCTGCAACCCAACCATGCGATGGCTTACAAGAGCTTGGGCTTGCTGCTCTACAAGCTGAACCGCAATGATGAAGCCTCGGAGTTGTTTCGGGACTGGTTGGCGCGAGACCCGACCCATCCGGTGGCCCGGCACATGCTGGCGGCGCATTCGGGACAGGACGTGCCGGAGCGGGCCGCCGATGGCTACGTCCGGCAGGTGTTCGATGACATGGCCGACAGTTTCGACGAGCACCTGCACCGCCTGGAGTATCGGGCGCCGGAATTGATTGCTTCGGCGGTCGCCGCTCAGATCGCTGGCCCGGATGGCTCGCTCAGCGTGCTGGATGCCGGCTGCGGCACCGGGCTTTGCGGTCCGCTGCTGCGCCCTTATGCCGGTCGGTTGGTCGGAGTGGATCTGTCGCCGCGCATGATCGAGCGGGCGCGGACCCGTGGGGATTACGACGAATTGGCCGTCGTCGAATTGACCGCTTTTCTGACGGGCCGTCCGGCGGCTTACGATCTGATCGTGTCCGCCGACACCTTGATTTATTTCGGCCAACTGGAACCGGTGCTGACCGCTGCCGCGGCCGCTTTACGCGCGGGCGGCTGGCTGGCGTTCACCGTGGAACGGGTTGCTGACGCTGACGCATCGACGGGCTTCGATCTCGATCCCAGCGGCCGCTACCGGCATTCCGAACCGTATTTGCGGCAAGCGCTGGTTCGGGCGGGATTGACGATTGAATCGCTAAAAACCATCACTTTGCGGTTGGAAGGCGGCCGGCCGGTCATCGGTTTCGTGGTGATGGCGGGCAAAAATCCTTGA
- the tssH gene encoding type VI secretion system ATPase TssH, giving the protein MAEISRVALFGKLNSVGYKAIESATVFCKLRGNPYVELVHWLHQILQLQDSDVHRIIQHFNLNPSRVAKDFTEALDRLPRGATSISDLSSHVDAAVKEAWVYATLLFNDSQVRTGHLIVGILKTPDLRNALPAISREFDKIKLDTLVEQFADIVAASPETGLRASDGSQVGGGAVPGEASEAMAPAQMGKQEALQRFSVDLTERARQGELDPIVGRDEEIRQIVDILMRRRQNNPILTGEAGVGKTAVVEGFAQRIASGDVPPPLQDVTLRVLDVGLLQAGASMKGEFENRLRQVIDEVQSSPKPIILFIDEAHTLVGAGGAAGTGDAANLLKPALARGKLRTIAATTWAEYKKHIEKDPALTRRFQVVQVGEPSEEKTLLMMRGMVSTMERHHRVQILDEALEAAVKLSHRYIPARQLPDKAVSLLDTASARVAISLYAVPAEVEDCRRRIEALQTELDIIGRETAVGIDTVQRKAAADEKLQAENARLAELDARWQEEKGLVDQILGLRAQLRGVGGTVEADTETEADPQRQSWLAELKALQAQLHALQGESPLILPSVDAQAIAAVVADWTGIPVGRMVKNEIETVLGLADLLNRRIIGQRHALEMIARRIQTSRAALDNPNKPIGVFMLAGPSGVGKTETALALAEALYGGEQNVITINMSEFQEAHTVSTLKGAPPGYVGYGEGGVLTEAVRRRPYSVVLLDEVEKAHHDVHEIFFQVFDKGWMEDGEGRLIDFKNTLILLTTNVGTDLIAGMCKDPELLPDAEGLGKALREPLLKVFPPALLGRLVTIPYYPLSDEMIGEIVRLQLGRIEKRIKENHKVPFGYDDEVIKLIASRCTELESGGRMVDAILTNTMLPAISQEFLQRMVEGKSVSRVEVQVKDGDFSYAFQ; this is encoded by the coding sequence ATGGCCGAAATCAGCCGTGTTGCCCTGTTCGGGAAACTGAACAGCGTCGGTTACAAAGCCATCGAAAGCGCCACCGTCTTTTGCAAGCTGCGGGGCAATCCCTATGTGGAACTGGTGCATTGGCTGCATCAAATCCTGCAACTTCAGGATTCGGATGTCCACCGGATCATCCAGCATTTCAACCTCAATCCGAGCCGGGTCGCCAAGGATTTCACCGAGGCGCTGGACCGGCTGCCGCGCGGCGCCACCTCGATTTCCGATCTGTCTTCGCATGTGGACGCGGCGGTGAAAGAAGCCTGGGTTTACGCCACCCTGCTGTTCAACGATTCGCAAGTGCGCACCGGCCATTTGATCGTCGGGATTCTGAAAACGCCCGATTTGCGCAACGCGCTGCCGGCTATTTCGCGGGAATTCGACAAGATCAAGCTAGATACGTTGGTCGAGCAGTTTGCCGATATTGTCGCCGCCTCTCCAGAGACTGGATTACGCGCATCGGATGGTTCCCAGGTCGGCGGCGGAGCCGTGCCAGGGGAAGCCAGCGAGGCGATGGCCCCGGCGCAGATGGGCAAACAGGAAGCGCTCCAACGCTTTTCGGTCGATTTGACCGAACGGGCGCGCCAGGGCGAACTCGATCCCATCGTCGGGCGCGACGAGGAAATCCGCCAGATCGTCGATATTCTGATGCGCCGCCGCCAGAACAACCCGATCCTGACCGGCGAGGCGGGGGTCGGCAAGACGGCGGTGGTGGAGGGTTTCGCCCAGCGGATTGCCTCCGGCGACGTGCCGCCCCCGCTTCAGGATGTGACACTGCGGGTGCTGGATGTCGGCCTGCTCCAAGCCGGGGCCAGCATGAAAGGCGAGTTCGAGAACCGGCTGCGCCAGGTGATCGACGAGGTGCAGTCCTCGCCCAAGCCGATCATCTTGTTCATCGACGAAGCCCATACTCTGGTCGGCGCGGGCGGCGCGGCCGGCACCGGCGACGCCGCTAACCTGCTCAAGCCCGCCTTGGCGCGCGGCAAGCTGCGCACCATCGCCGCCACCACCTGGGCCGAATACAAAAAGCACATCGAGAAAGACCCCGCCCTGACCCGCCGGTTTCAGGTGGTTCAGGTCGGCGAGCCGAGCGAGGAAAAGACTTTGCTGATGATGCGCGGCATGGTCTCGACCATGGAGCGACATCATCGGGTGCAGATTCTGGACGAGGCGCTGGAGGCGGCGGTCAAGCTGTCGCACCGCTATATCCCGGCCCGGCAGTTGCCGGACAAAGCGGTCAGCCTGCTGGATACCGCCAGCGCGCGGGTGGCGATCAGCCTGTACGCGGTGCCGGCGGAGGTCGAGGACTGTCGCCGTCGCATCGAGGCGCTGCAAACCGAACTGGATATCATCGGCCGCGAAACGGCGGTCGGCATCGACACCGTCCAGCGCAAAGCGGCGGCGGATGAAAAATTGCAGGCCGAGAACGCAAGGCTGGCGGAATTGGATGCCCGCTGGCAGGAAGAAAAGGGCTTGGTCGATCAAATTTTAGGCTTGCGCGCCCAACTGCGCGGCGTGGGTGGTACCGTCGAGGCGGATACCGAGACCGAAGCCGACCCGCAACGCCAGAGCTGGCTGGCGGAATTGAAAGCGCTCCAAGCCCAGCTTCATGCCTTACAAGGGGAGTCGCCGTTGATTCTGCCCAGCGTGGACGCACAGGCTATCGCCGCCGTGGTCGCCGACTGGACCGGCATCCCGGTCGGGCGGATGGTCAAGAACGAAATCGAAACCGTGCTGGGGTTGGCCGACCTCCTCAATCGCCGCATCATCGGCCAGCGCCACGCGCTGGAGATGATCGCCCGTCGCATTCAGACCTCGCGCGCGGCGCTGGACAATCCCAACAAACCCATCGGCGTGTTCATGCTGGCCGGTCCCTCCGGCGTCGGCAAGACCGAAACCGCGCTGGCCTTGGCCGAAGCCTTGTACGGCGGCGAGCAAAACGTCATCACCATCAACATGAGCGAGTTTCAGGAAGCGCACACCGTCTCCACCCTCAAAGGCGCGCCGCCGGGCTATGTCGGCTACGGCGAGGGCGGGGTGCTGACCGAGGCGGTGCGCCGCCGGCCCTATAGCGTGGTGTTGCTGGACGAGGTGGAAAAGGCCCATCACGACGTGCATGAAATCTTCTTCCAGGTGTTCGATAAGGGCTGGATGGAAGATGGCGAAGGCCGGCTCATCGACTTCAAGAATACCTTGATCCTGCTGACGACCAACGTCGGCACCGATTTGATCGCGGGCATGTGCAAAGACCCCGAATTGCTGCCTGATGCCGAAGGTTTGGGCAAGGCGCTGCGGGAGCCGCTGCTCAAGGTTTTCCCACCCGCCCTGCTGGGCCGGTTGGTGACGATTCCGTATTACCCGCTCAGCGATGAAATGATCGGCGAGATCGTCCGACTGCAACTGGGTCGGATCGAGAAGCGGATCAAGGAAAATCACAAGGTGCCGTTTGGCTACGATGACGAGGTGATAAAGCTGATCGCCAGCCGCTGCACCGAATTGGAAAGCGGCGGGCGGATGGTGGATGCGATTCTGACCAATACCATGCTGCCAGCGATCAGTCAGGAGTTTTTACAGCGGATGGTGGAGGGAAAATCAGTTTCACGAGTCGAGGTTCAGGTTAAGGATGGCGATTTTAGTTATGCCTTCCAATAA
- a CDS encoding acyl carrier protein: MVEFDDVRRLVIELLHLDDRTEKFGPDTPLLGSVPEFDSIAVIALLKAMEDRFGIQVADDEISAEDFETVGRVYEFVQDRMRVAAGV, translated from the coding sequence ATGGTCGAATTCGACGACGTTCGGCGGCTTGTCATCGAGCTGCTGCATTTGGACGACCGGACAGAAAAATTCGGCCCGGATACGCCGTTGTTGGGCAGCGTTCCGGAATTCGACTCGATAGCGGTGATCGCCTTGCTCAAGGCCATGGAAGATCGGTTTGGCATTCAGGTCGCGGATGACGAGATCAGCGCCGAGGATTTTGAAACGGTGGGTAGGGTTTACGAGTTTGTTCAGGATCGGATGAGGGTGGCGGCGGGCGTTTGA
- a CDS encoding tetratricopeptide repeat protein — translation MNDKRNKAKQPQPAADAGSHAADVSALLMQAMNLHRQGNLVEAQSLYERVLRSRPDFPEALNFFGILQQQRGQSTQAEQLLRRAIRVAPTYASAHTNLGNVLIVQQRHEDAIAAYRQAIILRPDEVEACVNLGVLLKGLGRLPEALAAYQLASERRPNDPEIQYRLGALLAEAGRTEDARAALDITLQTNGTHQNALLLMGTVLHRLNRIEEAREVLGNAVFQLGGTENALALLQHWLKLMPDDPVAQHRLAAWFGAEQPARASDAYVTDLFDRYADQFDQHLQKLGYRAPVLLGERLAEVAGAGTGQWAVLDAGCGTGLCAPLLRPYARHLTGVDLSSRMVDKARARGGYDELVVAELTAFLRERQHAYELIVSADTLVYFGDLQAVGAATAGALRPDGWLAFTVERAEPAAAPQGHSLNKSGRYSHTAGYLEQILTDSGLSAVTVTPVTLRQEGEQPVLGYVVLARKLNLARID, via the coding sequence GTGAACGACAAGCGTAATAAAGCCAAGCAACCGCAACCGGCAGCCGACGCCGGTTCTCACGCCGCTGACGTTTCGGCGTTGCTGATGCAAGCCATGAACTTGCACCGCCAAGGTAATTTGGTGGAAGCCCAGTCGCTTTACGAGCGGGTGTTGCGCAGCCGGCCGGATTTTCCCGAAGCGCTGAATTTTTTCGGGATTCTCCAGCAGCAGCGCGGCCAATCGACCCAGGCCGAACAGCTGTTGCGCCGGGCCATCCGCGTGGCTCCCACCTACGCATCCGCCCATACCAATCTCGGCAACGTCTTGATCGTCCAACAGCGCCATGAGGACGCCATCGCCGCCTACCGGCAAGCGATCATCCTGCGGCCCGACGAGGTGGAGGCGTGCGTCAATCTGGGCGTCTTGCTCAAGGGGTTGGGCCGGTTGCCGGAAGCGTTGGCGGCGTATCAGTTGGCCAGCGAACGCCGACCCAACGATCCGGAAATCCAGTACCGGCTCGGCGCGCTGCTGGCGGAGGCGGGCCGAACCGAAGACGCGCGCGCGGCGCTCGACATCACCTTGCAAACCAACGGCACCCATCAAAACGCGCTGCTGCTGATGGGTACCGTGCTGCATCGCCTGAACCGGATCGAAGAGGCGCGGGAGGTCTTGGGCAACGCAGTGTTTCAATTGGGCGGCACCGAGAACGCCTTGGCTCTGTTGCAGCACTGGCTCAAGTTGATGCCGGACGATCCGGTCGCCCAGCATCGGTTGGCGGCGTGGTTCGGCGCGGAGCAGCCGGCGCGGGCTTCCGATGCCTATGTGACCGATTTGTTCGACCGCTACGCCGATCAGTTCGACCAACACCTGCAAAAGCTGGGCTATCGAGCGCCAGTCTTGCTCGGCGAACGGCTGGCCGAGGTTGCGGGCGCGGGAACCGGCCAATGGGCGGTGTTGGACGCGGGTTGCGGCACGGGGTTATGCGCGCCGCTGCTTAGGCCCTACGCCCGCCATCTGACCGGCGTCGATTTGTCGTCCCGGATGGTGGACAAGGCGCGCGCGCGCGGCGGCTACGATGAACTGGTGGTGGCCGAGCTGACCGCATTTCTGCGGGAGCGCCAGCACGCCTACGAGTTGATCGTCTCGGCCGATACCTTGGTTTATTTTGGAGACTTGCAAGCGGTTGGCGCGGCGACGGCCGGCGCGCTCCGGCCCGATGGTTGGCTGGCCTTTACGGTGGAACGGGCGGAGCCGGCGGCCGCCCCACAAGGCCATTCTCTGAACAAAAGCGGTCGTTACAGTCATACCGCTGGTTACCTAGAGCAAATCCTGACCGACAGCGGTCTAAGCGCGGTGACGGTGACCCCCGTCACGCTGCGCCAGGAGGGTGAGCAACCGGTGTTGGGTTATGTGGTGCTGGCTCGCAAGCTAAATCTTGCCCGAATTGATTAA
- a CDS encoding hydrolase: protein MSEQPVFQPAWWLPGPHAQTLWPVLCRRRPRPPLRRERLELPDGDFLDLAWTAGERGPIVLVVHGLEGSSDSHYARGLLAAIDQRGWRGAFMHFRGCGGRPNRLARSYCAGDTADIAYVANALRQREPATALAGVGYSLGGNALLKWLGEARTDPPLRAAVAVSVPFLLDAAARRLGSGFSRLYQRHLLGALKRGYRAKFRRRSDGPVGLDQLNGLQDFYAFDDQVTAPLHGYAGVGDYYARASCRQYLRQIQVPTLILHARDDPFMTADAIPDATELSARVRLELTPGGGHVGFVGGCWPWRADYWLERRIPAFLEECW, encoded by the coding sequence ATGAGCGAACAGCCTGTTTTTCAGCCCGCCTGGTGGCTGCCCGGCCCGCACGCGCAAACCCTGTGGCCGGTGTTGTGCCGGCGCCGCCCGCGCCCGCCGTTGCGCCGCGAGCGCCTGGAATTGCCGGATGGCGACTTTCTGGATTTGGCGTGGACGGCGGGGGAGCGAGGACCCATCGTGCTGGTGGTGCACGGCTTGGAAGGCTCCAGCGATTCCCACTATGCGCGCGGGCTGCTGGCCGCCATCGACCAGCGTGGTTGGCGTGGCGCGTTCATGCACTTTCGCGGCTGTGGCGGGCGTCCGAACCGGCTGGCGCGCAGCTATTGCGCGGGGGATACCGCCGATATCGCCTACGTAGCGAACGCGCTGCGCCAGCGCGAACCCGCAACAGCGCTGGCCGGCGTCGGCTACTCGCTGGGCGGCAACGCGCTACTCAAGTGGCTGGGCGAGGCCCGAACCGATCCGCCGTTGCGCGCGGCAGTGGCGGTCTCGGTACCCTTCCTGCTCGATGCCGCCGCGCGCCGCTTGGGCAGCGGCTTTTCGCGCCTTTACCAGCGCCATCTGCTCGGCGCGCTGAAGCGCGGTTATCGGGCAAAATTCCGCCGCCGCAGCGATGGACCGGTAGGGCTGGATCAATTGAATGGACTACAGGATTTCTACGCCTTCGACGATCAGGTCACCGCGCCGCTGCACGGCTACGCCGGGGTCGGAGACTACTATGCCCGCGCCAGTTGCCGGCAGTATCTGAGGCAGATTCAGGTGCCGACCCTGATCTTGCACGCGCGCGATGACCCGTTCATGACGGCCGATGCCATACCGGACGCGACGGAACTTTCCGCTCGCGTCCGGCTGGAGCTGACCCCTGGCGGCGGCCATGTCGGTTTTGTGGGCGGTTGTTGGCCGTGGCGGGCCGATTACTGGCTGGAACGGCGCATTCCCGCATTTCTGGAAGAATGCTGGTGA
- the tssG gene encoding type VI secretion system baseplate subunit TssG: MAGENREAAHVLELFEALRRTPYAFHFFQALRRLECLHRDRPRLGKSLRLTDDPIRLAQEPSLAFAPATLAAFDPGGENRPPRLYEYFLGLFGPNGPLPTHLTEYARGRLRNEGDRTFVGFADIFHHRMLCLFYRAWADAEPTVSFDRPETDRFNVYVGAQLGLGTPALWDRDAAPDLAKFHYAGRLAGQTRNPEGLEAILGDFFKLPVAVETFVGHWLPLDEVSRCRLGEAPATGLLGITTVIGERAWDCQYKFRILMGPMTLAEFQRFLPGADSLRRLVAWVRNYVGEELLWDVNLILKKEEVPPLVLGAETRLGWTSWLSSQPLARDADDLKLDAVTYCA, from the coding sequence ATGGCCGGCGAGAATCGGGAAGCGGCACACGTTCTAGAATTGTTCGAAGCGTTGCGGCGCACGCCGTATGCCTTTCATTTTTTCCAGGCGTTGCGGCGGCTGGAATGCCTGCATCGAGACCGGCCGCGCCTGGGAAAGTCGCTGCGTTTGACCGACGATCCGATTCGGCTGGCCCAGGAGCCGTCGCTGGCTTTTGCGCCGGCGACGCTGGCCGCCTTCGATCCGGGGGGTGAGAACCGGCCGCCGCGCTTGTATGAATATTTTCTCGGTCTGTTTGGCCCCAATGGCCCGCTGCCGACCCATCTGACCGAGTACGCGCGCGGGCGGTTGCGCAACGAGGGCGACCGGACCTTCGTCGGGTTCGCCGATATCTTTCACCATCGGATGCTGTGCCTGTTCTATCGGGCCTGGGCCGATGCCGAGCCGACGGTCAGTTTCGATCGGCCGGAAACCGACCGTTTCAACGTCTATGTCGGCGCGCAACTCGGCCTGGGAACGCCCGCGCTGTGGGACCGGGACGCCGCGCCCGATTTGGCGAAGTTTCACTATGCCGGCCGGCTGGCCGGTCAGACCCGCAACCCCGAAGGCTTGGAAGCGATTCTGGGGGATTTTTTCAAGCTGCCGGTGGCGGTCGAAACCTTCGTCGGCCACTGGCTGCCGCTGGATGAAGTCAGCCGCTGCCGGTTGGGCGAAGCGCCCGCCACCGGTTTGTTAGGCATAACCACGGTGATCGGCGAGCGGGCCTGGGACTGTCAGTACAAGTTTCGCATCCTCATGGGACCGATGACGCTGGCCGAATTCCAGCGCTTCCTGCCGGGCGCCGATAGCTTGCGGCGGTTGGTGGCTTGGGTGCGCAATTATGTCGGCGAGGAGCTGTTGTGGGATGTGAACCTGATCCTCAAAAAGGAAGAGGTGCCGCCGCTGGTGCTGGGCGCGGAGACCCGGCTGGGTTGGACCAGCTGGCTGAGCAGCCAGCCGCTGGCTCGCGATGCCGATGATTTGAAACTGGACGCTGTGACCTACTGCGCCTGA
- the glgB gene encoding 1,4-alpha-glucan branching protein GlgB: MSHKITPELQRLIEARHHDPFALLGRHPQDNELVVRVHLPYAKDVKIAEGDLPLQRLANTDLFEWHGKPKQVPERYQLSWHDSDDNEYTAYDPYCFPPQIADFDLYLFGEGKHWHAYRFLGAHPHVADGVSGVLFGVWAPNAERVSVVGNFNRWDGRCHPMRGRGASGIWELFIPGLCAGDLYKFELRNRHSGVVFLKSDPYGQHFEMRPSTSTIVPKPDTYTWGDGAWMDKRKSFDWLHQPMSVYEVHLGSWRRGWEGEFINYRELAHQLVEYVKDLGFTHIELLPITEHPFDGSWGYQTIGYYAPTSRFGTPEEFRYFMDYCHQHDIGVILDWVPAHFPKDAHGLARFDGEPLYEHADSRLGEHLDWGTLIFNYGRYEVKNFLLSSALYWMEEFHLDGLRVDAVASMLYLDYSRKEWIPNKYGGRENLDAIEFLRELNTVVHSEHPGALVIAEESTSWPQVTRPTYLGGLGFSLKWNMGWMNDTLRYMAQNPIHRKYHHDLLTFSMLYCFTENFMLPFSHDEVVHGKGSMLYKMPGDEWQRFANLRLLYTYMFTHPGKKLLFMGTEFGQGTEWNEASTLDWYVLEYHFHQGMQLLVKDLNRLYRANAALHHFEFEWQGFQWIDCHDAEQSIVSYIRKKDDDFLVVIVNFTPVPRHGYRIGVPRQGRYTEVLNSDSHYYGGSGVGNGDIELIAEERPWMENPYSICLTVPPLGGIVLRPDPLPQPEPIEASAELEAPAETQAAVAGAVEPSAEEAVNPSEVAAAPR, from the coding sequence ATGAGCCATAAAATCACTCCAGAACTACAACGACTTATCGAAGCCCGCCATCACGATCCCTTCGCTTTGCTAGGCCGGCATCCTCAAGATAACGAGCTCGTGGTTCGCGTCCATCTGCCCTATGCCAAAGACGTTAAAATCGCCGAGGGCGACTTGCCGCTACAGCGCCTCGCCAATACCGATCTTTTCGAGTGGCACGGCAAGCCCAAGCAGGTTCCCGAGCGCTACCAGCTGAGTTGGCACGATTCCGACGATAACGAATATACGGCTTACGACCCTTATTGTTTCCCACCGCAAATCGCCGATTTTGACCTTTATCTATTCGGCGAAGGCAAGCACTGGCACGCCTACCGCTTCTTGGGCGCGCACCCCCATGTGGCGGACGGCGTTTCCGGCGTGCTGTTCGGGGTTTGGGCGCCCAACGCCGAGCGGGTCAGCGTGGTCGGCAACTTCAACCGGTGGGACGGCCGCTGCCATCCGATGCGGGGTCGCGGCGCCAGCGGCATCTGGGAATTGTTCATTCCCGGCCTTTGCGCGGGCGATCTCTACAAGTTCGAACTTCGCAACCGCCACAGCGGCGTGGTTTTCCTAAAATCGGACCCTTACGGCCAGCATTTCGAAATGCGGCCCAGCACGTCCACCATCGTCCCCAAACCCGACACCTACACCTGGGGTGACGGCGCATGGATGGACAAGCGCAAAAGCTTCGACTGGCTGCACCAACCGATGTCGGTCTACGAGGTCCATCTCGGTTCCTGGCGGCGCGGCTGGGAAGGCGAGTTCATCAATTATCGGGAGCTGGCGCATCAATTGGTGGAGTATGTCAAGGACCTGGGCTTCACCCACATCGAGCTGCTGCCGATCACCGAGCATCCGTTCGACGGCTCCTGGGGTTATCAGACCATCGGCTATTATGCCCCGACCAGTCGCTTCGGAACGCCGGAGGAATTTCGTTACTTCATGGATTACTGCCACCAGCATGACATCGGCGTGATTCTCGACTGGGTGCCGGCGCATTTTCCCAAGGACGCTCACGGCTTGGCGCGTTTCGACGGCGAGCCGCTCTACGAACATGCCGACTCTCGCTTGGGCGAGCATCTCGACTGGGGCACGCTGATCTTCAACTACGGCCGTTATGAGGTCAAAAATTTCCTGCTGTCCAGCGCTCTGTACTGGATGGAGGAATTCCACCTCGACGGCCTGCGGGTGGATGCGGTGGCCTCGATGCTGTACCTGGATTACTCGCGCAAGGAATGGATTCCGAACAAATACGGCGGGCGCGAAAACCTAGACGCCATCGAATTCCTACGCGAGTTGAACACCGTCGTCCACAGCGAGCATCCCGGCGCCCTGGTGATCGCCGAGGAATCGACCTCCTGGCCGCAGGTCACCCGGCCCACCTATCTCGGCGGATTGGGGTTCAGCCTGAAATGGAACATGGGCTGGATGAACGACACGCTGCGCTATATGGCCCAGAATCCGATCCATCGCAAATACCACCACGACCTGCTGACCTTCAGCATGTTGTACTGCTTCACCGAGAACTTCATGCTGCCGTTTTCCCACGATGAGGTGGTGCACGGCAAGGGGTCGATGCTCTACAAGATGCCGGGCGACGAATGGCAGCGTTTCGCCAATTTGCGGCTGCTCTATACGTATATGTTCACCCATCCGGGGAAAAAGCTGCTGTTCATGGGTACGGAGTTTGGCCAGGGTACCGAATGGAACGAGGCCAGCACCCTGGACTGGTACGTGCTTGAATACCATTTCCACCAAGGAATGCAATTGCTGGTCAAGGATTTGAATCGATTGTATCGCGCGAATGCGGCCCTGCATCACTTTGAGTTTGAATGGCAGGGTTTCCAGTGGATCGACTGCCACGACGCCGAGCAATCCATCGTCAGCTACATCCGCAAGAAGGATGATGATTTTCTGGTGGTCATCGTCAATTTCACCCCGGTGCCCCGCCACGGCTACCGGATTGGCGTCCCACGGCAGGGCCGGTATACGGAAGTGCTCAATTCCGATTCCCACTATTACGGCGGTAGCGGCGTCGGCAACGGGGATATCGAGTTGATCGCCGAGGAACGGCCGTGGATGGAAAACCCCTATTCGATCTGCCTTACCGTACCCCCGCTGGGCGGTATCGTCCTGCGGCCGGACCCGCTGCCGCAACCCGAACCGATCGAAGCCAGCGCCGAACTAGAGGCACCGGCCGAAACTCAGGCGGCCGTTGCAGGAGCGGTGGAACCGTCGGCCGAAGAAGCGGTTAACCCGTCAGAGGTCGCGGCGGCGCCCAGATAA